The following proteins are co-located in the Colius striatus isolate bColStr4 chromosome 6, bColStr4.1.hap1, whole genome shotgun sequence genome:
- the ACYP1 gene encoding acylphosphatase-1, whose protein sequence is MAAAAGLVSVDYEVSGKVQGVFFRKYTQGEAKRLGLVGWVQNTSHGTVQGQIQGPADRVRELQEWLRKVGSPQSRISRADFSNERKITALEHKDFQILK, encoded by the exons atggcggcggccgcggggctggtCTCCGTGGACTACGAGGTGTCCGGCAAGGTGCAAGGAGTGTTCTTCCGCAAGTACACCCAG ggggaggcgaAGAGACTGGGACTCGTCGGTTGGGTCCAAAACACTAGTCACGGCACCGTGCAAGGACAAATCCAGGGCCCGGCAGACAGGGTGCGGGAGCTGCAGGAATGGCTCAGGAAAGTGGGAAGTCCGCAGTCCCGCATCAGCCGAGCTGATTTCAGCAACGAGAGGAAGATCACGGCGCTGGAGCACAAGGACTTCCAGATTTTGAAATAA